In Paeniglutamicibacter kerguelensis, one genomic interval encodes:
- a CDS encoding peptide ABC transporter substrate-binding protein — MSNDRKRLKVGLAAGITAFALLLTGCAGGGAGETSGASGSAAKVAAGVDTDTINYALPPNATPNWILPIGTAGKMATHNYSISQSIWSPLMTFDGSKGEMKLDLETGIADNMDYAANGKSVTFHLRDMHWSDGTAITTRDVEFWFNLIKANKETWGGYKEGRLPDNITKIDYTDDKTFTLNFDKVYNQDWMSSTQLISIRPLPHHAWAKTSDEGKVGDADRTEAGAKEIFSYLVKNSEDMASYATNPLWKTVSGPFALGAFDNAGKTTLSKNEKYDGKDAAQVTTVNLLPFTSADAEVNLLRSKGVDYGYIPTSLMDQKTQFESNGYQIDPWEGWAVTYMPYNFNNPKMGTTYKQLYVRQALQSAIDQPTISKVVWKDGANPVYGPVPQDIPSPYLSDAQKNNPYPFDIEKSKKLFADHGWKPGADGVLVCEEAGTAENQCGEGVEKGTKMEMTMMVQSGSDEADKQFAAMQSSFRDIGVAVTFDRAPLNTVLNRTAPCEADSADCDWEFSYFGAAGSWYFPAYPTGERIFATDASVNFGNYSNTGADKLMDDALVTNDPATMQKYSALLAEQLPVMWLPNPVYQVSVIRDGMVGTTQDPTANFFPQRWGWNK; from the coding sequence ATGTCTAACGATCGCAAACGTTTGAAAGTTGGTCTTGCCGCGGGCATCACCGCTTTCGCATTGCTGCTCACCGGCTGCGCCGGTGGCGGTGCTGGTGAAACATCCGGCGCTTCGGGCAGCGCAGCCAAGGTAGCGGCAGGCGTCGATACCGACACGATCAACTACGCACTTCCCCCGAATGCAACCCCCAACTGGATCCTTCCGATCGGCACCGCCGGCAAGATGGCGACCCACAACTACTCCATCTCCCAGTCCATCTGGTCCCCGCTGATGACCTTCGACGGCTCCAAGGGCGAGATGAAGCTGGACCTGGAAACGGGCATCGCCGACAATATGGATTACGCAGCCAACGGCAAGTCGGTCACCTTCCACCTGCGCGACATGCACTGGTCCGATGGCACCGCCATCACCACGCGCGACGTCGAGTTCTGGTTCAACCTCATCAAGGCGAACAAGGAAACCTGGGGCGGCTACAAGGAAGGCCGTCTTCCGGACAACATCACCAAGATCGACTACACCGATGACAAGACCTTCACCCTGAACTTTGACAAGGTCTACAACCAGGACTGGATGTCTTCCACGCAGCTGATCTCGATCCGCCCGCTGCCGCACCACGCCTGGGCCAAGACCAGCGACGAGGGCAAGGTCGGCGATGCCGACCGCACCGAGGCCGGTGCCAAGGAGATCTTCTCCTACCTGGTCAAGAACTCCGAAGACATGGCCTCCTACGCCACCAACCCGCTGTGGAAGACGGTCTCCGGTCCGTTCGCCCTTGGCGCCTTTGACAACGCCGGCAAGACCACGCTGAGCAAGAACGAGAAGTACGACGGCAAGGACGCCGCCCAGGTCACCACCGTGAACCTGCTTCCGTTCACCTCGGCCGACGCCGAAGTCAACCTGTTGCGCTCCAAGGGCGTCGACTACGGTTACATCCCCACCTCGCTGATGGACCAGAAGACCCAGTTCGAGTCCAACGGTTACCAGATCGATCCGTGGGAAGGCTGGGCAGTCACCTACATGCCCTACAACTTCAACAACCCGAAGATGGGCACCACCTACAAGCAGCTCTATGTGCGCCAGGCGCTGCAGTCCGCCATCGACCAGCCCACCATCTCCAAGGTGGTCTGGAAGGACGGGGCAAACCCGGTCTACGGCCCGGTTCCGCAGGACATCCCGTCGCCGTACCTCTCGGACGCCCAGAAGAACAACCCGTACCCGTTCGACATCGAGAAGTCCAAGAAGCTCTTCGCCGACCACGGTTGGAAGCCGGGAGCCGACGGCGTCCTGGTGTGCGAGGAAGCCGGCACCGCCGAGAACCAGTGCGGCGAAGGCGTCGAAAAGGGCACCAAGATGGAAATGACCATGATGGTCCAATCCGGCTCGGACGAGGCAGACAAGCAGTTCGCCGCCATGCAGTCCTCCTTCCGCGACATCGGCGTTGCAGTCACCTTCGACCGCGCCCCGCTGAACACCGTGCTGAACCGCACCGCCCCGTGCGAGGCCGACTCGGCCGACTGCGACTGGGAATTCTCCTACTTCGGTGCCGCCGGCTCCTGGTACTTCCCGGCCTACCCGACCGGCGAGCGCATCTTTGCCACCGACGCCTCGGTGAACTTCGGCAACTACTCGAACACCGGGGCCGACAAGCTCATGGACGATGCCCTGGTCACCAACGACCCGGCCACCATGCAGAAGTACTCGGCCCTGTTGGCCGAACAGCTGCCGGTGATGTGGCTGCCGAACCCGGTCTACCAGGTTTCGGTCATCCGCGACGGCATGGTCGGCACCACGCAGGACCCGACCGCCAACTTCTTCCCGCAGCGTTGGGGTTGGAACAAGTAA
- a CDS encoding ROK family transcriptional regulator → MSTGDLAVDVLRRIAVEPVTRSSLAKEMGLAPSTISAKINDLMEAGLVQEGGSAPSRGGRPGRLLSISYQTGRVAVISMGAKHAHLGLSDLSRAILSTTSIAIDVTQGPEATVELLAAGIRSMLEADGGDLLSVGICLPGPVDAVRRVVVAPSRMPGWHNQDVGALLEAALGVPAITDNDANLAALGEYLSRPDAAANSITVLAGTGVGTGIMVGGQLYRGSTYASGDITHTKVEAAADRMCSCGNRGCLETIASGAAIVRDLAKVGIETSDIFEVLDMVRDGDPTANGVVREAGRQLGLALSTVVNFFNPGDVYLAGALSGASVYVAAVRSQLYERCLPLATAGLRVEAAHAGSEAGLVGAAELAIIHLLNQPTLPARFSESTGA, encoded by the coding sequence ATGAGCACCGGAGACCTTGCAGTTGACGTACTGCGCAGAATTGCCGTGGAACCGGTCACCCGCTCGTCCCTGGCCAAGGAAATGGGCCTGGCCCCCTCCACCATCTCGGCAAAGATCAACGACCTGATGGAGGCCGGCCTTGTCCAGGAGGGCGGCTCCGCCCCCTCCCGCGGCGGACGGCCCGGGCGACTGCTCTCGATTTCCTACCAAACCGGCCGGGTGGCCGTGATCTCCATGGGCGCCAAGCACGCGCACCTGGGGCTCTCCGATCTTTCCCGTGCCATCCTGTCCACCACGTCGATAGCCATCGACGTGACCCAGGGTCCCGAGGCGACGGTCGAGCTGCTGGCCGCGGGAATCCGTTCCATGCTGGAGGCCGACGGCGGCGACCTGCTTTCGGTCGGCATCTGCCTGCCCGGCCCCGTCGATGCCGTGCGCCGCGTCGTGGTGGCACCCTCGCGCATGCCGGGCTGGCACAACCAGGATGTCGGCGCGCTGCTCGAGGCGGCGCTCGGCGTCCCGGCCATCACAGACAACGATGCAAACCTCGCGGCGCTGGGGGAGTACCTCTCGCGTCCGGACGCGGCCGCGAACTCCATCACCGTGCTGGCCGGCACCGGAGTGGGCACCGGCATCATGGTCGGTGGCCAGCTGTACCGGGGCTCCACCTACGCCTCCGGTGACATCACCCACACCAAGGTCGAGGCCGCGGCAGACCGCATGTGTTCCTGCGGAAACCGCGGCTGCCTGGAAACCATCGCCTCCGGTGCCGCAATAGTGCGCGACCTGGCCAAGGTCGGCATCGAGACCAGCGACATCTTCGAGGTCCTTGACATGGTCCGCGACGGTGACCCGACCGCAAACGGCGTGGTGCGAGAGGCCGGCCGCCAGCTCGGCCTGGCGCTGAGCACCGTCGTGAACTTCTTCAACCCCGGAGACGTCTACCTCGCCGGAGCACTGTCCGGCGCCAGCGTCTACGTGGCGGCCGTCCGCTCCCAGCTCTACGAACGCTGCCTTCCGCTGGCCACGGCCGGATTGCGCGTCGAGGCGGCGCACGCGGGAAGCGAGGCCGGACTCGTCGGCGCCGCGGAACTGGCCATCATCCACCTGCTGAACCAGCCGACCCTTCCGGCCAGGTTCTCCGAATCCACCGGCGCCTGA
- a CDS encoding M81 family metallopeptidase yields the protein MSAAATRPRIGTGGMSIEASNFSPHRSGFEAFNFTKDGVLLSRYTVLAPEHENHDASVADGATWVPLVHARSLPGGMVEPVVYETLKAELIEMIHAQGPFDGFFLDIHGAMTVVGRQDAEADLTRAVRAALDETSAKAGAPRTLISATMDLHGNVSADLVENCDLITCYRMAPHEDEQETKTRAMANLITRLVDGTGAPAKAFVRIPVLLPGEKTSTRLEPAKGIYEAILPIEASEGIVDASIWVGYAWADEPRCYATVVVTGDDAELASAKATELATSYWDARDDFEFVAPAADLDTCLAAALAPEAKRPYVLSDSGDNPTAGGSGDVTWTLTQLINDPRFAEGGPRTVVASVFDKDAVAACFAAGPGSAIDVPAGALVDHVHSGPAMLMGTVLQLTEGDATSGRVAVVKVGSIEAIITERRKPYHQISDFAAAGLTVTDADIVVVKIGYLEPELFELAADWMLMLTPGGVDQDLIRLGHKNIERPMYPFDTDMVAPDLSATLFPAIPAGT from the coding sequence ATGAGCGCAGCAGCAACCCGTCCACGCATCGGCACCGGCGGCATGTCCATTGAAGCGTCCAACTTCTCCCCGCACCGCTCGGGCTTCGAGGCGTTCAACTTCACCAAGGACGGCGTGCTGCTCTCGCGCTACACGGTGCTGGCTCCGGAACACGAAAACCACGATGCCTCCGTCGCCGACGGCGCCACCTGGGTTCCGCTGGTGCACGCCCGCTCGCTGCCCGGCGGCATGGTCGAACCGGTGGTGTACGAGACGCTGAAGGCCGAGCTGATCGAGATGATCCACGCCCAGGGCCCGTTCGACGGCTTCTTCTTGGACATCCACGGAGCCATGACCGTGGTGGGACGCCAGGACGCCGAGGCGGACCTGACCCGCGCCGTGCGCGCGGCGCTGGATGAGACAAGCGCCAAGGCCGGTGCCCCGCGCACGCTGATCTCCGCCACCATGGACCTGCACGGCAACGTCTCCGCCGACCTGGTCGAAAACTGCGACCTGATCACCTGCTACCGCATGGCCCCGCACGAGGACGAGCAGGAAACCAAGACCCGTGCGATGGCCAACCTGATCACCAGGCTGGTCGACGGCACCGGCGCACCGGCGAAGGCGTTCGTGCGCATCCCGGTCCTGCTTCCGGGCGAAAAGACCTCCACCCGGCTGGAACCGGCCAAGGGAATCTACGAGGCGATCCTGCCGATCGAGGCCTCCGAGGGCATCGTCGACGCCTCGATCTGGGTCGGCTACGCCTGGGCCGACGAGCCGCGCTGCTACGCCACCGTGGTCGTCACCGGCGACGACGCCGAACTCGCCTCCGCCAAGGCCACCGAGCTGGCCACCAGCTACTGGGACGCCCGCGACGACTTCGAATTCGTCGCCCCCGCCGCAGACCTGGACACCTGCCTGGCCGCCGCCCTGGCGCCCGAGGCCAAGCGCCCCTACGTGCTCTCGGACTCGGGCGACAACCCGACCGCCGGCGGCTCCGGGGACGTCACCTGGACGCTGACCCAGCTCATCAACGACCCGCGCTTCGCCGAGGGCGGCCCGCGCACCGTGGTTGCCTCGGTCTTCGACAAGGACGCCGTCGCTGCATGCTTCGCCGCGGGCCCGGGTTCGGCCATCGACGTGCCTGCCGGCGCGCTGGTCGACCACGTGCATTCGGGCCCGGCCATGCTCATGGGCACCGTGCTGCAGCTGACCGAGGGCGATGCCACCTCCGGCCGCGTCGCGGTGGTCAAGGTCGGCTCGATCGAGGCGATCATCACCGAACGCCGCAAGCCGTACCACCAGATCTCCGACTTCGCCGCGGCGGGACTCACCGTCACCGACGCGGACATCGTCGTCGTCAAGATCGGCTACCTGGAGCCCGAGCTTTTCGAGCTGGCGGCCGACTGGATGCTGATGCTCACCCCCGGCGGCGTGGACCAGGACCTGATCCGCCTGGGACACAAGAACATCGAACGCCCGATGTACCCGTTCGACACCGACATGGTCGCGCCGGACCTCAGCGCGACCCTCTTCCCGGCAATTCCCGCAGGAACCTAG
- a CDS encoding copper homeostasis protein CutC — MAKLEIAVQDAAGAQIALENGADRIELCTALVTGGLTPSLATIEQVVAVGIGVHVLIRPRGGGYAYTPAEVGLMVADINHAARAGVAGIVIGALTEGDAALDLPVLSALIDAAHSVDPSIEITVHRCVDVLLENGMPMADLIGQLRTLGAHRILTSGGAPASGAGADVLHRLRAEAQGNPQVQAGGGVKIEDIPALAGLDGVHLSARTQATWGASGPGGGDAAFDVTSPELVAAAASALAKAK, encoded by the coding sequence ATGGCGAAACTCGAGATTGCCGTCCAGGATGCGGCCGGCGCACAGATCGCCCTGGAAAACGGTGCCGACCGCATCGAGCTGTGCACCGCGCTGGTCACCGGCGGACTGACCCCCTCATTGGCCACCATCGAGCAGGTGGTTGCCGTGGGAATCGGCGTCCACGTGCTGATCCGCCCGCGCGGCGGCGGCTACGCCTACACCCCGGCCGAGGTCGGACTGATGGTTGCGGACATTAACCACGCGGCACGCGCGGGAGTGGCCGGCATCGTGATCGGCGCGTTGACCGAGGGCGATGCCGCGCTGGACCTGCCGGTGCTCTCCGCACTGATCGACGCGGCGCACTCCGTGGATCCGTCCATCGAGATCACCGTCCACCGCTGCGTGGACGTGCTGCTGGAAAACGGGATGCCCATGGCCGATTTGATCGGCCAGCTTCGGACCCTGGGGGCGCACCGGATCCTGACCTCGGGCGGCGCCCCGGCGTCCGGTGCCGGTGCGGACGTGTTGCACCGATTGCGTGCCGAGGCGCAGGGAAACCCGCAGGTCCAGGCCGGCGGCGGCGTGAAGATCGAGGACATCCCCGCCCTTGCCGGATTGGACGGCGTCCACCTTTCCGCGCGCACCCAAGCGACCTGGGGAGCCTCGGGTCCCGGCGGCGGGGACGCGGCCTTCGACGTGACAAGCCCTGAGCTGGTCGCGGCCGCGGCAAGCGCGCTGGCAAAGGCCAAGTAG
- the hpaH gene encoding 2-oxo-hept-4-ene-1,7-dioate hydratase: protein MLNDETITQIADELVQAGQDRVPVKRLTARFPEMTVEDSYKVQNLWRQRSEANGRKLAGRKIGLTSRAMQMATGITEPDYGIIFDDMVLDSGCTFEWDKYTHPRVEMELAFKLNKDIEGPTANIFDVLNATEYVIPALEILDSRIEMEGRTIVDTISDNAAMGAMVIGGNPMKPSDIDLRWVSGILFKNQVVEETGVAAGVLNHPAAGVYWLANKIAAHGDKLNAGELILAGSFTRPMWVDKGDTVFADYGRMGTVTCHFA from the coding sequence ATGCTCAATGATGAGACCATCACCCAGATTGCCGATGAACTCGTTCAGGCGGGACAGGACCGCGTTCCCGTCAAACGACTGACCGCACGCTTCCCGGAAATGACCGTGGAAGACTCCTACAAGGTGCAGAACCTGTGGCGCCAGCGCTCCGAGGCCAACGGCCGCAAGCTTGCAGGCCGCAAGATCGGGCTGACCTCACGCGCCATGCAGATGGCCACCGGCATCACCGAGCCCGACTACGGCATCATCTTCGACGACATGGTCCTGGACTCCGGCTGCACCTTCGAATGGGACAAGTACACCCACCCCCGCGTGGAAATGGAACTGGCCTTCAAGCTCAACAAGGACATCGAAGGCCCCACCGCCAACATCTTCGACGTGCTCAACGCCACCGAATACGTCATCCCGGCCCTGGAAATCCTCGACTCCCGCATCGAGATGGAGGGCCGCACCATCGTCGACACCATCTCCGACAACGCCGCCATGGGCGCCATGGTCATCGGCGGCAACCCGATGAAGCCGTCGGACATCGACCTGCGCTGGGTCTCCGGCATCCTCTTCAAGAACCAGGTCGTGGAGGAAACCGGCGTCGCCGCCGGCGTCCTGAACCACCCGGCCGCCGGCGTGTACTGGCTGGCAAACAAGATCGCCGCGCACGGGGACAAGCTCAACGCCGGGGAGCTCATCCTCGCCGGTTCCTTCACCCGCCCCATGTGGGTTGACAAGGGCGACACCGTCTTCGCCGACTACGGACGCATGGGAACCGTGACATGTCATTTCGCATAG
- a CDS encoding aldolase/citrate lyase family protein: MSFRIDPDPSFKDALSAADRSLAGIWVCSGSPLVAEICAGAGFDWVFIDAEHSPNGLESILAQLQAVRGYPVVPVVRPPVNDTVLIKQYLDLGVQSLIVPMVNTAEEALAAVAACHYPPMGVRGVGSALARSARWNRIPNYLDRASESLTLIVQIEAAQAVANVEEIVATEGVDGIFIGPSDLAASMGVIGQQDHPEVVAAVEKSIVAGKAAGKFVGVNAFAEGTAKRYIELGADFVGVGADVALLARGSEALAAKFVSAEATKNGTPASY, from the coding sequence ATGTCATTTCGCATAGACCCCGACCCGTCCTTCAAGGACGCGCTGTCCGCCGCCGACCGTTCGCTGGCCGGCATCTGGGTGTGCTCCGGTTCGCCGCTGGTCGCGGAAATCTGCGCCGGGGCCGGCTTCGACTGGGTTTTCATCGACGCCGAGCACTCGCCCAACGGGCTTGAATCCATCCTGGCGCAGCTGCAGGCGGTGCGCGGCTACCCGGTGGTGCCGGTGGTCCGCCCCCCGGTGAACGACACGGTTCTCATCAAGCAGTACCTGGACCTGGGCGTGCAGTCGCTCATCGTTCCCATGGTGAACACCGCCGAGGAAGCGCTCGCCGCAGTGGCGGCCTGCCACTACCCGCCGATGGGCGTGCGCGGGGTCGGCTCGGCGCTGGCCCGCTCTGCCCGCTGGAACCGCATCCCGAACTACCTGGACCGCGCCTCTGAATCCCTGACGTTGATCGTGCAGATTGAAGCTGCACAGGCCGTGGCCAACGTGGAGGAGATCGTGGCGACCGAGGGTGTAGACGGCATCTTCATCGGCCCCTCGGACCTGGCTGCTTCCATGGGTGTGATCGGGCAGCAGGACCACCCCGAGGTCGTTGCGGCCGTGGAGAAGAGCATTGTCGCAGGCAAGGCCGCCGGAAAGTTCGTGGGCGTCAACGCCTTCGCCGAGGGCACGGCCAAGCGGTACATCGAACTCGGTGCGGACTTCGTGGGAGTCGGCGCCGACGTGGCCCTGCTGGCCCGCGGTTCCGAGGCGCTTGCCGCGAAGTTCGTCTCCGCGGAAGCCACCAAGAACGGAACCCCGGCCAGCTACTGA
- a CDS encoding sulfite exporter TauE/SafE family protein: MELSLIFLVLGMVVIGAIAQRVAGLGFAMLVSPFLVLALGAHQGVFLVNICGVVSSAIIVPRVWKDIDWSMFRWLTPFSIVGSVVGALLAGSLPQAPLSIIVGSVVLLALLLSLILVRADVTVSGQVPKAAAGFLSGATNSLAGVGGPAVSAYAVLARWPQRPFAATLQPFFVVTGLASIAMKFLTVPDQLPALPAWAWIAVAVFIWGGVLIGERVQRVVSDKHARFFVLCCAFVGAVTALVSGLRAL, translated from the coding sequence ATGGAACTCTCCCTTATTTTTCTGGTGCTTGGCATGGTTGTCATCGGTGCCATTGCCCAGCGCGTTGCGGGACTGGGGTTCGCGATGCTGGTTTCGCCGTTCCTGGTGCTTGCGCTCGGTGCCCACCAAGGCGTTTTCCTCGTCAACATTTGCGGCGTGGTTTCCTCGGCCATCATCGTTCCGCGGGTCTGGAAAGACATCGACTGGTCGATGTTCCGCTGGCTCACCCCCTTCAGCATTGTCGGCTCCGTGGTCGGGGCGCTGCTGGCCGGCAGCCTGCCGCAGGCGCCGCTGTCGATCATCGTTGGCTCGGTCGTGCTCCTGGCGCTGCTGCTTTCCCTGATCCTGGTTCGCGCCGACGTGACGGTCTCGGGCCAGGTCCCCAAGGCCGCCGCGGGGTTCCTTTCGGGTGCAACCAACTCCCTGGCCGGCGTCGGCGGACCGGCCGTCAGCGCCTATGCGGTGCTGGCCCGGTGGCCGCAGCGTCCCTTCGCGGCGACCCTGCAACCCTTCTTCGTGGTGACGGGCCTGGCCAGCATCGCGATGAAGTTCCTGACCGTACCGGACCAATTGCCGGCGCTTCCCGCCTGGGCCTGGATTGCCGTCGCGGTCTTCATCTGGGGCGGGGTGCTCATCGGCGAACGGGTCCAACGGGTGGTCAGCGACAAGCACGCCCGGTTCTTCGTCCTGTGCTGCGCATTCGTCGGAGCGGTGACCGCCCTGGTGAGCGGGCTGCGTGCGCTCTGA
- a CDS encoding DUF6350 family protein, translating to MSEKKKKPPAAAALNAARERLHTGWPMPLFLQGAFELLQAALFSAFLVVIPWMAVWFSGGFADRSIESVLKMSGQTWLLIHGVPLYLLQVGTGTDPSDLAGVLNFVPLGLTLIPFFLCWRAGRRIARASYTDQLWQGILGALSVYLLCGLFTGFLVNNDEAETTLLMAATIPLISAGAGVIIGARREAGSWGRLIGFDAAAWISKTSQHSRWAGSYLWAVICGGTLAYMMTFGLSALLLTINLGLHWVDISNVYQQLRPGPIGSAVLTMGQLGVMPNLVLWTLAWITGGGFTIGVGSTISPLETTVGPLPAVPILAALPSGDLTYAWAFMLLPVFAGFMAGWYFLRVGENHFDDWISLRIRSRWVSLGLSTVVLGIVVGVTAGILSLAGSWLSSGSAGIGRYTEIGPNVLLTASFLAAEVAIGTAIGYLVSPLLEHDPVLDG from the coding sequence ATGAGTGAGAAGAAGAAAAAACCGCCGGCCGCAGCGGCGTTGAACGCGGCGCGTGAACGGCTGCATACCGGCTGGCCCATGCCGTTGTTCCTCCAGGGCGCCTTCGAGCTCCTGCAGGCGGCTCTCTTCTCCGCGTTCCTTGTGGTCATCCCGTGGATGGCAGTCTGGTTCAGTGGCGGTTTCGCGGATCGAAGCATCGAATCGGTGCTGAAGATGAGCGGCCAGACGTGGCTGCTCATCCACGGTGTTCCCCTGTATTTGCTGCAGGTGGGAACCGGAACCGACCCCTCCGACCTCGCCGGTGTGCTGAATTTCGTCCCGCTGGGGCTGACGCTGATCCCGTTTTTCCTGTGCTGGCGTGCGGGGCGTCGCATCGCGCGGGCCTCCTACACCGACCAGCTGTGGCAGGGCATCCTTGGCGCCCTGAGCGTCTACCTGCTCTGCGGGCTCTTCACCGGCTTCCTGGTCAACAACGACGAGGCCGAGACCACGTTGTTGATGGCCGCCACCATCCCGCTGATCTCCGCCGGCGCCGGCGTCATCATCGGCGCCCGCCGCGAGGCGGGATCATGGGGCAGGCTCATCGGGTTCGACGCCGCGGCGTGGATCTCCAAGACCTCCCAGCACTCGCGCTGGGCCGGCTCCTACCTGTGGGCCGTCATCTGCGGCGGAACCCTCGCCTACATGATGACCTTCGGGCTCTCCGCGCTGCTGCTGACAATCAACCTGGGCCTGCACTGGGTCGACATCTCGAATGTGTACCAGCAGCTGCGGCCCGGGCCCATCGGCTCCGCGGTGCTGACAATGGGCCAGCTCGGGGTCATGCCCAACCTGGTGCTGTGGACCCTGGCCTGGATCACCGGCGGCGGGTTCACCATTGGCGTCGGCAGCACGATTTCGCCGTTGGAAACCACCGTGGGACCGCTGCCCGCGGTCCCCATCCTGGCGGCACTGCCTTCCGGGGACCTGACCTACGCCTGGGCCTTCATGCTGCTCCCGGTTTTCGCGGGCTTCATGGCCGGATGGTACTTCCTGCGCGTGGGGGAGAACCACTTCGACGATTGGATCTCGCTTAGAATCCGCTCGCGGTGGGTGTCGCTCGGACTGTCCACGGTGGTCCTGGGCATCGTCGTCGGGGTGACCGCGGGGATCCTTTCGCTGGCCGGAAGCTGGCTGTCCAGCGGGTCGGCGGGCATCGGCCGGTACACGGAGATCGGCCCGAACGTCCTGCTGACCGCCTCGTTCCTGGCGGCCGAGGTGGCGATCGGCACAGCCATCGGATATCTGGTCTCGCCGTTGCTGGAGCACGACCCGGTCCTCGACGGCTAG
- a CDS encoding DinB family protein: MSDQPNPDSKDWTWVLDSVCDECGQDVRDLDPGTIAGLVRDSVPRFAAALRQPDAGTRPAPQVWSPLEYCAHVGDMYEVMNRRLELILGQDEPTFPNWDQDEAAVRNNYAAFSPRLVAERLLATAEAFAVTLDSMGGAQLERTGFRSNGSVFTAATLASYAWHDAAHHLHDIGA; the protein is encoded by the coding sequence ATGAGCGATCAACCGAATCCCGATTCCAAGGACTGGACCTGGGTCCTGGATTCCGTCTGCGACGAATGCGGGCAGGACGTGCGCGACCTGGACCCCGGAACCATTGCCGGGCTGGTGCGCGATTCCGTTCCACGCTTTGCCGCGGCCCTGCGACAGCCGGATGCCGGAACCCGGCCGGCCCCGCAGGTGTGGAGCCCGCTGGAATATTGCGCCCACGTCGGTGACATGTACGAGGTGATGAACCGGCGCCTGGAACTTATCCTCGGGCAGGATGAACCCACGTTCCCCAACTGGGACCAGGACGAGGCCGCGGTCCGCAACAACTATGCAGCGTTTTCACCCAGACTCGTTGCCGAGCGGCTGCTGGCCACGGCGGAGGCGTTCGCCGTCACGCTGGATTCTATGGGCGGTGCACAGCTTGAACGCACGGGTTTCCGCTCCAACGGGTCGGTTTTCACCGCCGCCACGCTGGCCAGCTATGCCTGGCATGACGCCGCGCACCACCTGCACGATATCGGGGCATAA